In Arthrobacter sp. CDRTa11, one DNA window encodes the following:
- a CDS encoding dipeptide/oligopeptide/nickel ABC transporter permease/ATP-binding protein — MAEQRRTKSRFRWTTGLIVGIVLMAIMVLIGLLAPLFLTEAAEKLTANASQGPSEEHWLGTDDFGRDVLARSLVATRLTLVMTAATTVIAVVGGVLIGTFIWLAPPRIRNAVLRVIDAAVAYPSLIFALLIAAILGQGAWSAVLAIAIASIPAFARLTANMAASISQRNYVSTARLLGVPGPRIITRHLLPNMAEPLLVLTATVFATTLIELSSLSFIGLGVQNPEYDFGRLLNEALVNIYSQPLQAVMPSIMITAAGLSAMLIGDGLAAATDPRGGRKFGSVKAASELPASMRADQEALVEVDNLTVSTPNGVPLVKGVSLSIKAGEVVGLVGESGSGKSLTAMSIAGLLPEELTVTAHTMRLGELNLLRKNDPRTLATSIGLVYQDPGTSFNPALRIGSQLTEVSRVHLKQSKKTAYGRMVKALADIRITQPETRMKQHPHELSGGMLQRAMIASTLVTDPRLIIADEPTTALDVTVQADVLRQFRTINREMGTAMLFISHDIGVVQALCDKVIVMNGGKILERLTGAQLAAGDVKHPYTKALLAATPSIAERKAELVSVRAEDFTYDEVTEDTPGPVPLEGKK, encoded by the coding sequence ATGGCTGAACAACGCCGCACAAAAAGCCGCTTCCGGTGGACCACAGGCCTCATTGTCGGCATCGTGTTGATGGCCATCATGGTCCTGATAGGTCTCCTGGCACCCCTCTTCCTCACCGAGGCCGCTGAAAAGCTCACCGCCAACGCGTCCCAGGGGCCCAGCGAAGAACACTGGCTGGGAACCGACGACTTCGGGCGTGACGTCCTCGCCCGTTCCCTGGTCGCCACCCGGCTCACCCTGGTAATGACCGCTGCCACAACGGTCATCGCAGTCGTCGGCGGTGTTTTGATAGGTACCTTCATCTGGCTCGCCCCGCCCAGGATCCGTAACGCCGTCCTGCGCGTCATCGATGCCGCCGTCGCCTATCCAAGCCTCATTTTCGCGCTGCTCATCGCCGCGATCCTCGGACAGGGAGCCTGGTCTGCTGTGCTGGCAATCGCGATCGCCAGCATCCCCGCGTTCGCCCGCCTGACCGCAAACATGGCTGCATCGATCTCGCAGCGGAACTACGTATCAACGGCACGTCTGCTGGGCGTCCCGGGCCCGCGTATCATCACGCGCCACCTGCTGCCCAACATGGCAGAACCGCTTCTGGTGCTGACCGCAACGGTCTTCGCCACGACGCTGATTGAGCTGTCAAGCCTTTCATTCATCGGACTCGGTGTTCAGAATCCGGAGTACGACTTTGGGCGCCTGCTTAACGAGGCTCTCGTGAACATCTACTCCCAACCACTTCAGGCGGTGATGCCCTCCATCATGATTACCGCAGCAGGGTTGAGTGCCATGCTCATCGGGGACGGTCTTGCCGCCGCAACGGACCCCCGCGGCGGACGCAAGTTCGGTAGCGTGAAGGCTGCCTCTGAACTCCCGGCCTCCATGCGGGCCGACCAGGAAGCCTTGGTGGAGGTCGATAACCTCACCGTCAGCACACCGAACGGCGTGCCGCTGGTTAAGGGTGTATCCCTGAGCATCAAAGCGGGGGAAGTAGTGGGACTCGTGGGTGAATCAGGGTCCGGCAAATCCCTTACCGCCATGTCCATCGCCGGGCTGCTCCCGGAAGAACTAACCGTCACAGCCCACACCATGAGGCTTGGCGAACTGAACCTGCTCAGGAAGAACGACCCGCGCACACTGGCAACGTCCATCGGTCTGGTTTACCAGGACCCCGGAACCAGCTTCAATCCCGCGCTGCGTATCGGTTCCCAGCTGACCGAAGTCAGCCGGGTACACCTGAAGCAGTCCAAAAAGACCGCTTACGGCAGGATGGTCAAGGCGCTGGCGGACATCCGGATCACTCAACCGGAAACGCGGATGAAGCAGCACCCGCACGAACTCTCCGGTGGCATGCTCCAGCGGGCCATGATCGCCTCGACCCTGGTCACCGATCCCCGGCTCATCATTGCGGATGAACCCACCACGGCACTGGACGTCACCGTCCAGGCAGACGTTTTGCGTCAGTTCCGGACCATCAACCGGGAAATGGGTACAGCAATGCTGTTCATTTCCCACGACATCGGTGTGGTGCAAGCGCTCTGCGACAAGGTCATCGTTATGAACGGCGGAAAAATCCTGGAACGGCTCACCGGTGCCCAGCTGGCCGCCGGCGACGTGAAACACCCGTACACGAAGGCATTGCTTGCAGCGACGCCGAGCATCGCCGAACGCAAAGCGGAACTCGTCTCTGTGCGGGCCGAAGACTTCACCTACGACGAAGTCACAGAGGACACCCCAGGCCCCGTCCCTCTGGAAGGAAAGAAGTAA
- a CDS encoding ABC transporter ATP-binding protein has product MTSTPTSAVPVLEVRDVEVTFGSGQSAAKVIKGVSATIERGKTLGIVGESGSGKSTLAKAIVGLNPISAGSILINGADVSRMTGAQRRAMRREVQMIPQDPYSSLNPRRTIGQTLAEAIDPVKSNPRAHAKKISYWLSTIRLDADVAERYPHEFSGGQRQRIAIARALAVGPKLIIADEITSALDLSVQAEILNLISRLRTELDVTMAFISHDLDVVHHVSDEIMVLFHGEVVELGDVDSVYGSPKHPYTRRLIDSVPGGPGFDIGERRVAAI; this is encoded by the coding sequence ATGACAAGCACTCCAACTTCCGCTGTTCCCGTGCTGGAAGTCCGCGACGTCGAGGTCACTTTTGGCTCCGGACAGTCCGCGGCGAAGGTCATCAAGGGTGTATCGGCGACAATCGAACGCGGCAAAACGCTGGGCATCGTAGGTGAATCCGGATCAGGAAAGTCAACATTGGCCAAAGCCATCGTTGGTCTGAACCCGATCAGCGCCGGCAGTATCTTGATCAACGGCGCGGATGTGTCCAGGATGACCGGGGCGCAACGACGTGCAATGCGCCGTGAAGTCCAGATGATCCCGCAGGATCCCTACTCATCGCTGAACCCCCGCCGGACCATCGGGCAAACACTTGCTGAGGCGATCGATCCCGTGAAGTCCAACCCCCGCGCCCATGCCAAAAAGATCTCCTACTGGCTCTCAACCATCCGCCTGGACGCCGACGTGGCCGAGCGATACCCGCACGAGTTTTCCGGCGGGCAGCGTCAACGCATTGCCATCGCCCGGGCGCTGGCAGTTGGACCGAAACTCATCATCGCCGACGAAATTACCTCGGCACTGGACCTGTCCGTCCAGGCCGAAATCCTGAACCTCATTAGCCGTCTGCGCACGGAACTGGACGTGACCATGGCCTTCATTTCGCACGACCTGGACGTGGTGCACCACGTCAGTGACGAGATCATGGTCCTCTTCCACGGGGAAGTCGTGGAACTCGGAGACGTGGACAGCGTCTACGGCAGCCCCAAACACCCCTACACGCGCAGGCTCATCGATTCCGTCCCGGGTGGCCCGGGGTTCGACATTGGCGAACGGCGGGTAGCCGCAATCTGA
- a CDS encoding 2-hydroxyacid dehydrogenase, with the protein MQLVRNVTFPDQELLSRLQPLPESIRPAIWDLRSQPEGIDLSSIDAVILPYLNAGEVLGELRNVPNLKFVQAQSTGYDGIAEAAGPGAAVANASGVHAAATAELALGLILAKLRGIDIAARDQLSGSWRPERRSSLADRKVLLVGVGGIGREIAKRLEPFEVELTRIGSSARQDEFGEVHAASELAKLAPRHDVLVTVTPLSNATYHLVNAEVLRALPDGALVVNVGRGPVVDTAALTAEVVSGRLHCALDVVDPEPLPSEHPLWKAPNALITPHIGGNASAFEPRIRKLLARQLEALAEGRKPANLVQAGPF; encoded by the coding sequence ATGCAACTTGTCCGCAACGTCACCTTCCCCGACCAGGAGCTTCTTTCCCGTCTTCAGCCGCTCCCGGAATCTATCCGCCCCGCTATCTGGGATCTCCGTTCCCAGCCGGAAGGGATAGACCTGAGCAGCATCGACGCGGTCATCCTGCCGTACCTGAATGCCGGGGAAGTCCTGGGTGAACTGCGAAACGTGCCTAATCTGAAGTTTGTCCAGGCGCAGTCGACCGGTTACGACGGCATCGCCGAAGCAGCGGGTCCCGGCGCTGCCGTGGCCAACGCCTCCGGCGTGCACGCTGCCGCAACAGCTGAACTTGCCCTTGGCCTCATCCTTGCCAAGCTGCGCGGCATCGACATCGCCGCAAGAGACCAGCTGAGCGGCTCATGGCGCCCGGAACGCAGGTCCTCCCTGGCGGACCGGAAGGTTCTCCTGGTGGGCGTCGGCGGAATCGGGCGCGAAATTGCCAAGCGGCTTGAACCGTTTGAAGTAGAGCTCACACGGATTGGCAGTTCCGCCCGACAAGACGAATTCGGCGAAGTGCACGCCGCATCCGAACTCGCCAAACTTGCTCCACGCCACGACGTCCTGGTCACGGTCACCCCGCTCAGCAACGCCACGTATCACCTCGTCAACGCCGAGGTACTCCGCGCCCTCCCTGACGGGGCACTGGTAGTGAACGTGGGGCGCGGACCGGTGGTGGACACAGCAGCCCTTACCGCAGAAGTAGTCTCTGGCCGTCTGCATTGTGCACTCGACGTCGTAGACCCCGAGCCCCTTCCATCCGAGCACCCGCTGTGGAAAGCCCCGAACGCTTTGATCACCCCCCACATAGGCGGCAACGCATCAGCGTTTGAACCGCGGATCCGCAAGCTGTTGGCCAGGCAGCTTGAGGCTCTCGCAGAGGGCCGGAAGCCGGCCAACCTGGTCCAGGCCGGACCCTTCTAA
- a CDS encoding NAD-glutamate dehydrogenase gives METTRIPDGFLAGYYAGLSPEDQNQYELGKLEARAAAHYRAGRGRIPETDAWVGVLPDEENTVLAVIAKDMPFLVDSLLAELTRRKLGIRLVVHPRFLVARNAEGDIESIRPARAEKDASAESWITVELRFRLEPDVLQELLASLRAVLRDVHAVTIDWQRMRQKLREAAGALLASAPQTPGASYPATGVDAAKNFLRWLESNHFVFVGYREYRLERGTGEDRLIAVAGSGLGVLRLGEADARPRILRGAARDSAREPAPIVITKAASRSTVHRDAHLDYIGVKTFDSAGQVSGEHRFLGLFTSSVYNGPIEDIPVVGDKIRAVLSGSGFAPESHSGRQLMSILETYPRDELFQIGVDDLLHKCGQIIRMQERRMARALLRADAYGRFVTVLVYLPRDRYNTSVRTRIEDELRVSFGAYDVEHEARVSSSALARIFFTVWTTAERTAALDEAGIERRVSNAVRSWPEGIVQGLQDSRPAGTAEALAKRWEEAFPAEYRVRYSIEDAIRDIGRFEELDGGKTADGQSAAKLFIDENADGPGTVQMRLYVRTPQSLSRILPYFEHLGLEVVQERPYEITDSMGEEYFLYDLIAVRPFQVAEDAAWDLLPNAFGAVLTAQAESDVLNSLVLQLRLPWRLVALLRCYVKYLRQLGTAHSFDFVASTLQAHPQATSSLVRLFQAKFEPDQRLGEAPAPPAGGQTGRFAAVESADSDLSAALNNVSTLDAAFVLETLANLVRATVRTNFYQGKPYISLKLDPSDIAALPKPRPKHEVWVYSPRVEGVHLRFGRTARGGLRWSDRQEDFRTEVLGLVKAQVVKNSVIVPDGAKGGFYAKHAAGISDRSARLLEGEDCYRTFISGLLDVTDNIRFEKNGHRTVVPPTDVVRYDGDDAYLVVAADKGTATFSDIANGIAAEYGFWLGDAFASGGSEGYDHKRMGITARGAWESVKIHFSELGLDPQSVDFTAAGVGDMSGDVFGNGMLLSRHIRLVAAFDHRHIFLDPQPDAGDSFAERERLFNLPRSSWEDYDRNRISDGGGVWSRTVRTIPLHPAVREALGLDQGIESLSPPALLRAILKAPVDLLYNGGIGTYIKASSESHADTGDRANDAIRVNGNELRARVVVEGGNLGATQAGRIEAALNGVLLNTDAIDNSAGVDCSDHEVNIKILVDQEIRAGRLPGSDRAGFLAGLTDHVAEAVLANNVAQNILLLTDRRFPPASFPNYERLMQFLEARGELDRKLEFLPSTQELEERISHGKGLTSPELSVLAAYSKNSLAAAIRQTSLLQDPYLEAMLRRYFPQPLVERLGAGIDAHPLKGDIIATVLANDAVNIGGITAIFRLMEETSSTEVEAVKAFVIASELFGLRELSAGLVRTCADLPAEKWSRIYLDIRRVLDRAMRWFLQHDHRLPIAECIGLYRPVVNELRPRLPELLVGRDRLDVSHLLEMAGEWGIPAAVARAWAELREAFTALDIARVQQLTGKSLDVIAPTYFEVHERFGIEDLLGRIDELPRSTKWQAMARASLREDLSAVVPELAVAVLAVDAASSERFGLWEARHHSRLVEADRLLKAAPEVSFEALAAYTGTLRRAARA, from the coding sequence ATGGAGACCACCCGCATCCCCGATGGATTCCTGGCAGGCTACTACGCCGGGCTTTCGCCGGAGGATCAGAATCAGTACGAACTCGGGAAGCTGGAGGCACGCGCCGCAGCGCACTATCGTGCTGGGCGCGGGCGCATCCCTGAAACTGATGCGTGGGTCGGCGTTCTCCCGGATGAAGAGAACACGGTCCTGGCCGTCATAGCCAAGGACATGCCGTTCCTGGTGGACTCGTTGCTCGCCGAACTGACCCGGCGGAAGCTCGGAATCCGTTTGGTGGTCCACCCGAGGTTCCTGGTCGCGCGCAATGCCGAAGGGGACATCGAGAGTATCCGCCCTGCCCGGGCGGAGAAGGATGCGTCCGCTGAATCCTGGATTACGGTCGAGCTGCGGTTTCGCCTGGAACCTGATGTCTTACAAGAGCTGCTGGCTTCCCTGCGCGCGGTGCTCAGGGATGTCCACGCCGTCACCATCGACTGGCAGCGAATGCGCCAGAAACTGCGAGAGGCCGCCGGCGCGCTCCTGGCCTCGGCGCCTCAGACGCCGGGAGCGTCGTACCCGGCTACGGGCGTCGATGCCGCAAAGAACTTTTTGCGCTGGCTGGAAAGCAACCACTTCGTTTTCGTGGGTTACCGCGAATACCGTCTCGAACGTGGGACGGGCGAAGACCGGCTGATCGCCGTTGCAGGCAGTGGTCTGGGCGTACTCCGGCTAGGCGAGGCGGACGCCAGGCCGCGCATTTTGCGCGGAGCTGCCAGGGACTCCGCCCGGGAGCCCGCACCCATCGTCATTACGAAGGCGGCTTCGCGCTCCACCGTCCATCGCGACGCCCATCTGGACTACATCGGGGTCAAGACCTTTGATTCGGCCGGACAGGTCAGCGGGGAGCACCGCTTCCTCGGGCTTTTCACCTCAAGTGTCTATAACGGCCCCATCGAAGACATCCCGGTGGTGGGGGATAAGATCCGCGCCGTGCTTTCCGGGAGCGGCTTTGCCCCAGAAAGTCACTCCGGACGCCAGCTGATGTCCATTCTCGAGACCTACCCGCGCGATGAGCTCTTCCAAATCGGGGTAGATGACCTCCTGCATAAATGCGGCCAAATCATCCGGATGCAGGAGCGGCGTATGGCCCGGGCACTCCTGCGGGCTGACGCCTACGGTCGGTTCGTCACGGTCCTGGTGTACCTGCCCCGGGACCGCTACAACACCTCCGTACGCACACGCATTGAAGATGAATTGCGGGTTTCCTTCGGGGCCTACGACGTTGAGCATGAGGCACGGGTGAGTTCCTCGGCCCTGGCCCGAATCTTCTTCACTGTCTGGACCACAGCCGAACGCACCGCCGCCCTGGACGAGGCGGGGATTGAACGCCGCGTTTCCAATGCCGTCCGGTCCTGGCCCGAGGGGATCGTTCAGGGCCTGCAGGACAGCCGACCAGCGGGCACGGCCGAAGCCCTTGCCAAGCGGTGGGAGGAAGCCTTTCCCGCTGAATACCGCGTCCGTTACAGCATTGAAGACGCCATCCGGGACATCGGCCGCTTTGAGGAGCTCGACGGCGGGAAGACGGCGGACGGCCAGTCAGCGGCCAAGCTTTTCATCGATGAAAATGCGGACGGGCCCGGTACCGTCCAGATGCGGCTGTACGTCAGGACACCTCAAAGCCTGAGCCGGATTCTGCCCTACTTCGAGCACCTGGGCCTGGAAGTGGTACAGGAGCGCCCTTATGAAATCACGGACTCCATGGGGGAGGAGTACTTCCTGTATGACCTCATCGCGGTGCGTCCCTTCCAAGTGGCGGAGGACGCAGCGTGGGATCTCCTGCCCAACGCCTTCGGCGCGGTCCTGACGGCACAGGCAGAATCGGACGTACTCAACTCCCTCGTTCTGCAGCTTCGTCTGCCCTGGCGGCTAGTGGCGCTGCTGCGCTGTTACGTAAAATACCTGCGCCAGCTCGGGACCGCCCACTCCTTTGACTTCGTGGCATCAACACTCCAGGCACACCCGCAAGCCACGAGCTCCCTTGTGCGCTTATTCCAGGCGAAGTTCGAACCAGATCAAAGGCTAGGCGAAGCGCCTGCACCACCGGCTGGGGGCCAGACTGGCCGCTTTGCGGCGGTCGAATCAGCAGACTCGGACCTGTCCGCCGCGCTAAACAATGTTTCCACCCTTGACGCGGCCTTTGTCCTGGAAACCCTGGCAAACCTGGTGAGGGCAACCGTCCGCACCAATTTCTACCAGGGCAAACCTTACATCAGCCTCAAGCTGGACCCCTCGGACATTGCCGCCCTGCCAAAACCCAGGCCCAAGCACGAAGTGTGGGTGTACTCGCCCCGGGTGGAAGGCGTCCACCTCCGGTTCGGGAGAACCGCAAGGGGTGGACTGCGGTGGTCTGACCGCCAGGAAGACTTCCGCACCGAGGTCCTCGGCCTCGTCAAGGCCCAAGTGGTGAAGAATTCCGTCATAGTTCCGGACGGCGCAAAAGGCGGTTTTTACGCCAAGCACGCCGCTGGAATAAGCGATCGTAGCGCCCGGCTGCTGGAGGGGGAGGATTGCTACCGGACCTTTATCAGTGGGCTGCTCGACGTCACGGACAACATCAGGTTCGAGAAGAACGGGCACCGCACCGTGGTGCCGCCGACGGATGTCGTCCGCTATGACGGCGACGACGCCTACCTGGTGGTAGCCGCCGATAAGGGCACCGCAACGTTTTCCGACATCGCGAACGGCATCGCTGCCGAGTACGGCTTTTGGCTGGGCGACGCCTTCGCCTCCGGTGGTTCCGAAGGCTACGACCACAAGCGCATGGGAATTACCGCCCGCGGTGCCTGGGAATCGGTCAAAATCCACTTCAGTGAGCTGGGCCTGGACCCCCAGTCAGTTGACTTCACCGCGGCAGGTGTCGGGGACATGAGTGGGGACGTCTTCGGAAACGGGATGCTGCTGTCCCGCCATATCCGGCTCGTAGCGGCTTTCGACCACCGCCATATTTTCCTGGACCCGCAACCAGACGCCGGCGATTCCTTCGCGGAACGGGAAAGGTTGTTTAACCTTCCGCGTTCCAGCTGGGAGGACTACGACCGAAACAGGATCAGCGACGGCGGCGGAGTATGGTCACGGACAGTTCGCACAATTCCGCTGCACCCGGCCGTTCGGGAGGCCCTTGGCCTGGATCAGGGCATCGAGTCCTTGAGCCCCCCTGCCCTGCTGCGCGCCATTCTCAAAGCTCCCGTGGACCTGCTCTACAACGGCGGCATCGGCACCTACATTAAGGCCTCCTCCGAGAGCCACGCCGATACCGGGGACCGGGCCAACGACGCTATCCGAGTCAACGGCAACGAACTGCGCGCCCGCGTCGTCGTAGAAGGTGGGAACCTGGGCGCCACCCAGGCGGGACGTATCGAGGCGGCGCTCAACGGCGTCCTCCTCAACACCGACGCCATCGATAATTCGGCCGGCGTCGACTGCTCCGACCACGAAGTCAACATCAAGATCCTCGTCGACCAGGAGATCCGGGCAGGCAGGCTCCCCGGCTCCGACCGCGCAGGATTCCTCGCAGGGCTCACAGACCATGTGGCCGAGGCCGTGCTGGCCAACAACGTTGCCCAGAACATTCTCCTGCTCACCGACCGTAGGTTCCCGCCGGCGTCGTTCCCCAACTATGAGAGACTCATGCAGTTTCTCGAAGCCAGGGGAGAGCTGGACCGCAAACTTGAGTTCCTGCCCTCCACCCAGGAGCTCGAGGAGCGGATCTCCCACGGAAAGGGCCTCACCTCGCCAGAGTTGTCCGTTCTGGCCGCCTACTCGAAAAACTCCCTCGCCGCAGCAATTCGGCAGACGTCTCTGCTCCAAGACCCGTACCTGGAAGCAATGCTGCGCAGATACTTCCCTCAGCCACTGGTGGAGCGCCTTGGTGCGGGCATCGACGCGCATCCGCTCAAAGGCGACATCATTGCAACGGTGCTGGCCAACGATGCCGTGAACATCGGCGGAATCACAGCCATCTTCCGGCTTATGGAGGAAACCTCCAGCACCGAAGTCGAGGCCGTAAAAGCGTTCGTCATCGCCAGCGAACTTTTCGGCCTGAGGGAACTTTCCGCAGGATTGGTACGGACTTGCGCTGACCTTCCAGCCGAAAAGTGGAGCCGCATCTATCTGGACATACGCAGGGTCCTGGACCGCGCCATGCGATGGTTCCTCCAACATGACCATCGTCTTCCCATCGCCGAGTGCATCGGTCTCTACCGTCCTGTAGTTAACGAGCTACGCCCACGCCTCCCTGAGCTTCTGGTTGGCCGTGATCGCTTGGACGTTTCGCACCTGCTCGAGATGGCAGGAGAGTGGGGCATCCCAGCCGCCGTTGCCAGGGCCTGGGCCGAACTTCGGGAAGCATTCACCGCCCTGGACATTGCCCGAGTGCAGCAACTGACGGGCAAGTCACTGGACGTCATCGCGCCAACGTATTTCGAGGTCCACGAGCGGTTCGGCATCGAGGACCTGCTCGGCCGGATCGATGAGCTTCCCCGGTCCACAAAATGGCAGGCCATGGCTCGCGCTTCCCTACGGGAGGACTTGTCCGCGGTGGTCCCGGAACTTGCCGTTGCCGTACTTGCAGTCGACGCCGCTTCCAGTGAGCGGTTCGGACTTTGGGAGGCACGGCACCATAGCCGCCTGGTTGAGGCCGACCGCCTCCTGAAGGCTGCACCAGAAGTCAGCTTCGAAGCCCTGGCGGCCTACACCGGCACGCTCAGGAGGGCCGCGCGGGCATGA
- a CDS encoding gluconokinase, producing the protein MGVSGCGKSTVGALLGERLGMPFQDGDDLHPAANKAKMGAGIPLNDIDRMPWLDEIGEALRRSQDVQKPLIIACSALKRCYRDLLRSHVRDVVFIHLVGERKTLVARMNARAHEFMPTSLLDSQLRTLEPLAENERHILADLTLTPSQLVDEICSNLQEFATH; encoded by the coding sequence ATGGGAGTGTCCGGTTGCGGAAAATCTACCGTTGGTGCCCTGCTCGGAGAACGTCTCGGCATGCCCTTTCAGGATGGTGATGACCTTCATCCCGCGGCCAACAAGGCCAAAATGGGCGCAGGTATTCCCTTGAATGACATCGACCGCATGCCGTGGTTGGACGAGATTGGCGAAGCCCTTCGCCGCTCGCAGGATGTGCAAAAGCCGCTAATCATCGCCTGCTCGGCATTAAAGCGCTGCTACCGTGACTTGTTGAGAAGTCACGTCCGCGATGTTGTATTCATCCATCTCGTGGGCGAAAGGAAAACGCTGGTGGCCCGTATGAACGCCAGGGCACACGAGTTCATGCCGACGAGCCTGCTCGACTCACAACTGCGCACTCTCGAACCTCTGGCAGAGAACGAACGGCATATTCTTGCTGACCTCACGCTCACGCCATCTCAACTCGTCGATGAGATCTGCAGCAATCTCCAAGAGTTCGCCACTCACTGA
- a CDS encoding ribbon-helix-helix protein, CopG family, with protein MAMNLRVPEDLDRRLDQLAAEEHTSKSALLLQGAELVLQRHRRRRDIGEGLDFVMSHDAELLTRLEDA; from the coding sequence ATGGCTATGAATCTGCGTGTACCCGAAGATCTGGACCGGCGGCTGGATCAGCTCGCGGCGGAGGAACACACATCGAAGTCTGCGTTGCTGCTCCAGGGTGCCGAGCTTGTGCTCCAGCGTCACCGGCGCCGACGTGACATTGGCGAGGGCCTGGATTTCGTGATGAGCCATGACGCTGAGCTTTTGACGCGCCTTGAGGATGCGTGA
- a CDS encoding type II toxin-antitoxin system death-on-curing family toxin, which yields MTEYLEVEDALQVVDRYGFHIRDVGLLASALARPAATVMGVEAYPGLAMKAAALMESVARFHPLVDGNKRTAWTLMVLMLWINDYRHDFSTDEAFNLVVGVAAADVSLEESAGMIATHLVKR from the coding sequence GTGACGGAGTATCTCGAGGTCGAGGACGCGTTGCAGGTTGTTGACCGGTACGGTTTTCATATCCGGGACGTAGGGCTCCTGGCTTCGGCACTGGCGCGGCCTGCCGCAACGGTTATGGGTGTGGAAGCCTATCCGGGCTTAGCGATGAAGGCAGCGGCGCTCATGGAGTCGGTGGCGCGGTTCCATCCGCTGGTCGACGGCAACAAGCGTACGGCTTGGACGCTGATGGTTCTGATGCTCTGGATCAACGACTACCGTCATGACTTCAGCACTGACGAGGCATTCAATCTCGTCGTTGGCGTGGCAGCCGCCGACGTCTCACTGGAGGAGAGCGCGGGGATGATTGCGACCCACCTCGTCAAACGTTAG